The following proteins are co-located in the Streptomyces sp. NBC_01198 genome:
- a CDS encoding FGGY family carbohydrate kinase: MGKVAGIDSSTAGTTVVVCDSDTGEVLRQGYAPHEVPDGEKPTEIDPQEWLLSLGEAAKGGVLEGVQAIGISGQQHGLLALDAGGVTVRPALLRGDKRAQVQAADLTQELGGPAGWAEAVGAQPQAAYPVAKLRWLAQHEPAAAKRIAEVLLPHDWLVWQLLGQPTRRTTDRGDASGTGYWSAATGDYREDLIELALGHQVALPDVLAPAEPAGQTPEGLLISAGTGDNMAAALGLGLGPGDAVVSLGAAGTVFAVHHEALKDPTATVTAFADATGRHLPVVQVRNAVRTLRATAELLGTDLAGLSELALQSTPGAYGLVLLPYLEGERTPDLPHTAGTLSGLRRDSMKREHLARAAFEGMLCGLADALDVLRIKGVEVHRVFLLGAAAELPAVQALAPALFGTLVVVPPPAEYAAIGAARQAAWSLGAVLGSQSQSEPPHWSRPGALLLDPADGAPAEGAEHGGGPGGPDGTGNGGGGTAVGSAVRQQYTAVREQTHPGAFASL, from the coding sequence ATGGGCAAAGTGGCCGGTATAGACAGCTCCACCGCGGGTACCACCGTCGTCGTATGCGATTCCGACACCGGTGAGGTCCTGCGGCAGGGGTACGCACCCCACGAGGTGCCGGACGGCGAGAAGCCGACCGAGATCGACCCGCAGGAATGGCTGCTGTCGCTGGGCGAGGCGGCGAAGGGCGGGGTGCTCGAAGGTGTGCAGGCGATCGGGATCTCCGGGCAGCAGCACGGGCTGCTCGCGCTGGACGCGGGCGGTGTGACCGTACGCCCGGCGCTGCTGCGCGGGGACAAGCGGGCGCAGGTGCAGGCCGCGGACCTGACGCAGGAGCTGGGCGGGCCGGCCGGCTGGGCGGAGGCGGTGGGCGCCCAGCCGCAGGCGGCGTATCCGGTGGCGAAGCTGCGCTGGCTGGCGCAGCACGAGCCGGCCGCGGCCAAGCGCATCGCGGAGGTGCTGCTCCCGCACGACTGGCTGGTGTGGCAGCTGCTCGGCCAGCCGACCCGCCGCACCACCGACCGCGGCGACGCGTCCGGCACCGGCTACTGGTCGGCGGCCACCGGCGACTACCGCGAGGACCTGATCGAGCTGGCCCTGGGCCACCAGGTGGCGCTGCCCGACGTGCTGGCCCCCGCCGAGCCCGCGGGCCAGACGCCCGAGGGCCTGCTCATCTCGGCCGGCACCGGCGACAACATGGCCGCCGCCCTGGGCCTCGGGCTCGGCCCGGGCGACGCGGTGGTCTCGCTCGGCGCGGCCGGCACCGTCTTCGCGGTGCACCACGAGGCGCTGAAGGACCCGACGGCCACGGTCACCGCCTTCGCCGACGCGACCGGCCGCCACCTGCCGGTGGTGCAGGTGCGCAACGCCGTACGCACCCTGCGCGCCACCGCCGAGCTGCTGGGCACCGACCTGGCGGGGCTCTCCGAGCTGGCGCTGCAGTCGACGCCGGGGGCGTACGGGCTGGTGCTGCTGCCGTATCTGGAGGGCGAGCGGACCCCGGACCTGCCGCACACCGCGGGCACCCTGTCCGGGCTGCGGCGGGACTCGATGAAGCGGGAGCACCTGGCGCGGGCGGCCTTCGAGGGCATGCTGTGCGGCCTCGCCGACGCGCTGGACGTGCTGCGCATCAAGGGCGTCGAGGTGCACCGGGTCTTCCTGCTCGGCGCCGCGGCCGAACTGCCCGCGGTGCAGGCGCTGGCCCCCGCGCTGTTCGGCACCCTGGTCGTGGTGCCGCCGCCGGCGGAGTACGCGGCGATCGGTGCGGCCCGGCAGGCCGCCTGGTCGCTGGGCGCGGTGCTCGGCTCCCAGTCGCAGAGCGAGCCCCCGCACTGGTCGCGGCCGGGAGCCCTGCTGCTCGACCCGGCTGACGGCGCGCCGGCCGAGGGCGCGGAGCACGGCGGCGGGCCGGGCGGCCCCGACGGCACGGGCAACGGCGGGGGCGGTACGGCGGTCGGCTCGGCGGTGCGCCAGCAGTACACCGCGGTACGCGAGCAGACCCACCCGGGAGCTTTTGCCTCGCTTTAA
- a CDS encoding YtxH domain-containing protein: protein MRYKLTFIVGAAFGFVVGARAGRERYDQLLAAAQRFAKNPAVRNAAESAAQQSRTAAVKAADTVSAKVGPRLPDALAEKVRSMRNGNGPDDEWGTSNT, encoded by the coding sequence ATGCGCTACAAGCTGACGTTCATCGTGGGAGCCGCGTTCGGCTTCGTGGTCGGCGCACGGGCGGGTCGGGAGCGCTACGACCAGCTGCTCGCCGCCGCACAGCGCTTCGCGAAGAACCCCGCGGTGCGCAACGCCGCGGAGAGCGCCGCGCAGCAGAGCAGGACCGCGGCGGTGAAGGCCGCCGACACCGTGTCGGCGAAGGTCGGACCGCGCCTGCCGGACGCGCTGGCCGAGAAGGTGCGGTCGATGCGCAACGGCAACGGGCCTGACGACGAGTGGGGTACGTCCAACACCTGA